The genomic window CCTCGCGCTGGACGGCATGACCTTCGCCGTGACCCCCGGACGGGTCACCGGCTTCGTCGGCCCGAACGGGGCCGGGAAATCCACGACACTGCGCGCGATCCTCGGACTGGACACCGTGGACGCCGGGACGGCCCTGATCGGTGGGCGGCCGTACCGAAGCCTGCCGCGTCCGCTGACGCACGTCGGTGCGCTGCTGGACGCCGGGGCCCTCCAGCCGGGCCGCCGCGCCCGCGACCACCTGCTGTGGCTCGCGCACTCGCAGGGCCTCGGCGCCCGCCGGGTGGACGAGGTCCTGGCGCTCGCCGGGTTGACCGAGGCGGCGCGGCGCCGGGCGGGCGGCTACTCGCTCGGCATGCGCCAGCGCCTCGGGATCGCCGCCGCGCTGCTCGGCGATCCGCGCGCCGTCCTGCTGGACGAGCCCTTCAACGGCCTGGACCCCGAAGGCTTCGTCTGGATCCGGGGACTGCTCGAGACGCTGGCCGCCGAGGGCCGCGCGGTGCTGGTGTCCACGCACCTCATGGGCGAGTTGCAGGGGATCGCCCGGCATGTGGTGGTCGTCGGGCGCGGCCGGGTCCTCGCCGACGCGGACGTCGCGGACCTTCTCGCGACCGCCGGCGGCGGACGGGTCCTCGTGCGCACCACGGCGCCGGCGGACGCGGCGCACGCGCTGGAGCGCGCGGGGGCCGCCGTGACCGTCCGGGACGACGCGCTGTCGGCGGCGGGCCTCGCGGCGGAACGCGTCGTGGCGGTGCTCGGCGCGGAGCGCGTCCCGTTCTCCGAGGTCGCCGAGCACCGCGCGACGCTCGAAGAGGCGTACATGGCCCTCACCCGCGACGCCGTCGAGTACCGGGGGGCCGCGCTGTGACGGTCTTCGCCCGGCTCCTGCACGCGGAGTGGACGAAGTTCCGGACCGTCCGGGGCTGGGTCGCCGCCGTCCTGATCGCCTTCTTCGCGACCGTCCTGGTCGGGCTGCTCGGCACGGGCGGCACCAAACTGCCGCACGGCCCGGTGCCGCCGCTGCCGACCGGGCCGGGCGGGGAGGCGGTGAGCGACGCGTTCTTCTTCGTCCACCGGACGCTCAGTGGTGATGGAAGCCTCACCGTGCGTCTCGCCTCTCTCACCGGGGCGGACGGCGCGGGCGCCATGCCGTGGGCGAAAGGCGGCATCCTCGTGAAGGCGGGGACGCGGCCGGGGTCGTCCTACGCCGCCGTCCTGCTCACCGGCGCGCACGGGACGCGGATGCAGCACGACTTCACCCACGACCGGGCCGGTCGGCCCGGCTCCGGGCCGCGCTGGCTTCGGCTCGTCCGGACGGGCGCGCTCGTCACCGGGTCCGAGTCCGCCGACGGCGTGCGCTGGACGACGA from Actinomadura rubteroloni includes these protein-coding regions:
- a CDS encoding ABC transporter ATP-binding protein, which produces MNDATIEVTDLRKRYGRTLALDGMTFAVTPGRVTGFVGPNGAGKSTTLRAILGLDTVDAGTALIGGRPYRSLPRPLTHVGALLDAGALQPGRRARDHLLWLAHSQGLGARRVDEVLALAGLTEAARRRAGGYSLGMRQRLGIAAALLGDPRAVLLDEPFNGLDPEGFVWIRGLLETLAAEGRAVLVSTHLMGELQGIARHVVVVGRGRVLADADVADLLATAGGGRVLVRTTAPADAAHALERAGAAVTVRDDALSAAGLAAERVVAVLGAERVPFSEVAEHRATLEEAYMALTRDAVEYRGAAL